A section of the Mesobacillus jeotgali genome encodes:
- a CDS encoding DUF2294 domain-containing protein codes for MDITELEKEISGYIGRILRENFGRGPGNVFCTISRPFVSIYITNFLSPMENTLISNKQSVYVQKTRDLMMETLEEQIKSFIQINTKDEIKEFYYDWNLEAKSGMFLFVFKNDRPYNFKDFNNKELIERETVELSMEIQKAPEETYCKLLNERTLVIVRHGILISLEKEFIQLGFQETLKIAKRNLEKKVINDHRNAYEIYLNADISDYFVDWNFDQDKSYTLFVLRP; via the coding sequence ATGGATATTACAGAATTAGAAAAAGAAATCAGTGGTTATATTGGACGAATATTAAGAGAAAATTTCGGGCGTGGTCCCGGTAATGTCTTTTGCACCATTTCCCGTCCGTTTGTATCCATCTATATCACCAATTTTTTATCCCCAATGGAGAACACCCTAATTTCAAATAAACAAAGTGTCTATGTCCAAAAGACAAGAGACCTAATGATGGAAACACTTGAGGAACAAATCAAATCATTTATCCAGATAAATACGAAAGATGAGATTAAGGAGTTTTATTACGATTGGAACCTGGAAGCCAAATCAGGCATGTTTTTGTTTGTTTTTAAAAATGACCGGCCATATAATTTCAAAGACTTTAATAATAAAGAGCTTATAGAAAGAGAAACCGTCGAGCTCAGCATGGAAATACAGAAGGCGCCAGAAGAAACATACTGCAAATTATTAAATGAACGTACTCTGGTTATTGTGAGGCATGGCATTTTAATAAGCCTGGAAAAAGAATTCATTCAATTGGGATTTCAGGAAACTTTGAAAATCGCCAAACGGAATCTTGAAAAGAAGGTAATCAATGACCATAGAAATGCCTATGAAATATATTTAAACGCAGATATCAGTGATTACTTTGTGGACTGGAACTTTGATCAGGATAAGAGCTACACTTTATTTGTACTGCGGCCATAA
- a CDS encoding DUF3231 family protein, translating into MEFTHNTIKMTAAELSYLWATYLSDTMSVCVLKYFLQNIEDPDIKLVAEFAQDLSQQHVDKIKFMFVREGVSVPHGFTDQDVNLKVQRLFSDIFYLKYIKNMAGGGIGGYSRMLPNIYRDEVKSFYSKALMSSMELEKKASLVALEKGLATRPPCIPYPEKVEFIQKQSFFLEGLGRRGSLSGTEITHLHFNIETNQLGAALSTGFSQAAKTKKVKNYFLRGKEIAIKHQGVFQDYLEKNSLPVPPGFEQEVTQSTESPFSEKLMMFHFSLMIYAGIGNYGMAISESQRSDLVIDYSRLNAEVLKYSEDGVNIMIANEWLEQPPLSVDRQYLTKS; encoded by the coding sequence TTGGAATTCACTCATAATACAATAAAAATGACAGCAGCGGAACTATCTTATTTATGGGCAACATATTTAAGCGATACGATGTCAGTTTGTGTATTAAAGTATTTTTTGCAAAACATTGAGGATCCCGATATAAAATTAGTGGCGGAGTTTGCACAAGACCTCTCACAACAGCATGTAGATAAAATAAAATTCATGTTTGTCAGAGAGGGCGTATCAGTTCCACATGGATTTACAGATCAGGATGTCAATTTAAAAGTACAAAGATTGTTTTCTGATATTTTTTATCTTAAGTACATAAAGAATATGGCCGGTGGAGGAATTGGCGGATATAGCCGGATGCTTCCAAATATTTATCGAGATGAAGTGAAATCCTTTTATTCGAAAGCACTGATGTCATCAATGGAGCTTGAAAAGAAAGCCTCACTGGTTGCACTGGAAAAAGGATTGGCAACACGGCCGCCATGTATTCCTTATCCAGAGAAGGTGGAATTCATCCAAAAGCAATCTTTCTTTCTTGAGGGTCTTGGCCGCAGGGGGTCACTTTCTGGAACAGAAATAACCCATCTTCATTTCAATATTGAAACCAACCAATTGGGTGCAGCACTGTCAACCGGATTTAGCCAGGCTGCAAAAACGAAAAAAGTTAAAAACTATTTCCTCAGAGGAAAGGAAATTGCCATAAAGCACCAGGGAGTCTTCCAAGATTATTTAGAAAAAAACTCGCTCCCCGTTCCTCCTGGATTCGAACAAGAAGTCACACAATCAACGGAGTCCCCTTTTTCAGAAAAGCTGATGATGTTCCATTTTAGCCTTATGATTTATGCGGGTATTGGTAACTATGGAATGGCTATCTCTGAGAGCCAAAGAAGCGACCTCGTAATCGACTACTCTCGATTAAATGCAGAGGTACTAAAATATTCCGAAGATGGAGTTAATATCATGATTGCAAATGAATGGTTAGAGCAGCCCCCGCTTTCAGTAGATCGACAATATCTTACGAAGAGCTAA
- a CDS encoding MGMT family protein, whose product MTDFTKKVITIIKKIPYGKVMTYGQIAKAAGSPGAARQVVRILHSMAEKYNLPWHRVINAKGEIAFRNEEMFLTQKSMLESEGIEFISNKSVSLRLYLWDSEWEYIQ is encoded by the coding sequence ATGACAGATTTTACAAAGAAGGTAATTACAATCATCAAAAAAATTCCTTATGGGAAAGTAATGACATATGGTCAAATCGCAAAAGCCGCTGGAAGTCCTGGAGCAGCTCGCCAGGTTGTCCGAATACTCCATTCCATGGCAGAAAAATATAATCTTCCCTGGCATAGAGTGATAAATGCCAAAGGGGAAATTGCTTTTAGGAATGAAGAAATGTTCCTTACGCAGAAGTCCATGCTTGAATCTGAGGGTATTGAATTCATATCAAATAAGTCAGTTTCACTCCGACTCTATCTATGGGATAGTGAGTGGGAATATATTCAATAA